The Staphylococcus saprophyticus subsp. saprophyticus ATCC 15305 = NCTC 7292 genome contains the following window.
TCAACGTGTTACAACAATCGGCGGTATCAAAGGTACGGTTCGTAGTGTTGACGAAACAACAGTTGTATTAACTTTAAATGGTAATGGTACTGAAATCACTTTAGAAAAACCAGCTATTAAACAAGTTGATCCTTCATAATAAATGTTAGAACTGATATGTTTATATCAGTTCTTTTTTTATATCTTTTAATCAAATTGATCTAATATATAATAAGATGATGTTGGTTATTAGGTTACCTTCAGCTAGTTATAATGACAAGTAAGACCTTTAACGCTATAGAGTGTTATAATTTAATGTAATACTATATATTTAACATTATACGAATGTTAGTCAAAAACTGGACTTTGCTATCGTTACAATGAAATATACAAGGTTAATTTAGTTGAGTTAGTTTTTACACTCGTTGTAATATGTTAAGATATATAAGGTTGTTGAGTAAAATTTTCTAGTTTCATTAAACTTGCATTAATATAATTTAATCGAGTATTCTTAAAACATAAGCTTACAATGAGGTGTTCAAGTGAAGAAAAGTAGTAGAATAGTTGCGTTCATATTACTTGTAGTTCTGTTGTTTGCAGGCATGGGACTTACATATAAGAACGTAGTTAAAGATGTCAATCTTGGATTAGACCTACAAGGTGGATTTGAAGTCTTGTATCAAGTTGATCCTTTACAAAAAGGCGATAAGATAGATGATAAAGCGGTAAAAGCGACAGCTAAGACGCTTGAAAACCGTGTCAATGTCTTAGGGGTTTCAGAGCCTAAAATACAAGTCGAAGATAATAATAGAATTCGTGTGCAGCTAGCAGGTGTGAAAAATCAATCTCAAGCCCGCGATATCTTATCTTCACAAGCGAATTTAACGATTCGTGATGCTGATGACAATGTCAAACTGACAGGTAAAGATATTCAACAAGGGTCAGCTAAACAAGAATTCAAGCAAAATACAAATCAACCAGCAGTTACTTTTAAATTAAAAGATAGCGATAAATTTAAAAAAGTAACTGAAGAAATTTCTAAAAAAGATGAAAATGTCATGGTTGTATGGTTAGATCATGAAAAAGGTGATACTTACCATAAAGAAATGGATAAAAAAGACCCTAAATACGTTTCTGCAGCGTCTGTAGACAAACCGATTAACTCAGATAGTGTGGAAATTTCTGGTGGTTTCAATGGTGAAGAAGGCGTAGAGAAAGCAAAACAAATCGCTGATTTATTAAATTCTGGTTCATTACCAGTAGACCTTAAAGAAATATACTCAAATTCTGTAGGTGCACAATTTGGTCAAGACGCTTTAGATAAAACTGTATTAGCGGCTGCAATTGGTATTGCTGTTATTTACCTATTTATGTTAGGTTTCTATCGTTTACCGGGATTAGTTGCAGTTATCGCTTTAACAACTTACATTTATTTAACATTAGTAGCGTTTAACTTTATTTCTGGTGTATTAACATTGCCAGGATTAGCTGCGTTAGTACTTGGTGTAGGTATGGCAGTCGATGCTAATATTATAATGTATGAGCGGATCAAAGATGAATTGAAGATTGGGCGAACGCTTAAACAAGCCTATAAAAAAGCTAATAAGAGCTCTTTCTTAACTATTGTCGATGCACAGCTGACTACAGTCATTGCAGCAGCAGTGTTATTCTTCTTTGGTGAAAGTTCTGTTAAAGGTTTCGCAACGATGTTATTATTAGGTATCCTAATGATTTTCGTAACGGCAGTATTCTTATCAAGATGGTTATTATCGTTATTAATATCATCTAATTTCTTTAAGAAATCCAATTGGCTATTTGGTGTTAGTAAGAAAAATATCCATAACGCTAATGAAGAAAAAGAAATACATGACTTGAAAACACCATACGAGCGCATTGATTTTATGAAATTAGCAAAACCTTTATTAGGTTTAAGCGTGCTTATTATTGTTGTGGGTGCTATCATATTATTTATTTTCAGATTAAATTTAGGTATTGATTTTACAAGTGGTACTCGAGTTGATTTTGAATCTAATAATAAGGTCGACGAGAATAAAGTTACAAATACTTTAGAAAGTAAAGGCTTTAAACCGGATCAAGTTTCTCTTGGTGAAAATGATAAAAACGCAACAGTACAATTTAAGCATGACTTGTCTAAAGACGAAGTTTCTAAAATTCAAGATACGGTAGACCAATCATTTGGTAATAAACCGACTGTGAACACTGTATCACCAGTTATAGGACAAGAATTAGCTAAAAATGCAATGTTAGCACTCATTTACGCAGCGATTGGTATCATCATTTATATTACATTTAGATTCGAATGGCGAATGGGTCTGTCATCTGTACTTGCATTGCTACATGATGCCTTTATGATAGTTGCCGTCTTCAGTCTATTTAGAATAGAAATCGATATTACGTTTATCGCAGCAGTTCTTACAATAATTGGTTATTCTATCAATGATACGATTGTTACATTCGATAGGGTACGGGAAAACTTACACAAAGTAAAAGTGATTACTAAAAATGAACAAATTGATGACATTGTTAATAGATCTATACGTCAAACCATGACACGTTCTATTAATACTGTACTAACTGTACTTATTGTTGTAATTGCATTGTTGATTTTCGGTGCACCAAGTATCTTTAACTTCTCATTAGCTTTATTAATTGGATTAATTTCAGGCGTATTCTCATCTGTATTTATTGCAGTACCGCTATGGGGTATTATGAAGAAACGACAGCTTAAGAAATCAGACAATAACAAAATCATTGTTCATAAAGAGAAAAAATCAAATGATGAAAAGATTTTAGTATAAACAATCAGTCATTGAAATTATAGTGAAACGGCTTTCTGCATAAATTGTAGAAGGTCGTTTTTCTTTATCAAAGTAGTAACTATATCTTTGTTCAGGCACTTGATTTTTATTTTTAAATGGAACCACTTTTTATTTTTGGATTTCTTTTGTATAATGACTTGTGGAAATGAGGGAGAATAGTATGATTAAATCAAAATATACTTGGGACGTTAAATCACCAGAAAATGAAATTACAGAGGATGTTTCATTAGATTTAAAACTAACTCCTATTGTAAAAAAAATATTAGAGAGTAAAGAAATTACCGATAAAGCAGCGATAGATCAATTATTAAAAAATAAACAAGTTATGCATGATGCTTGGTTGATGAGCGATATGGAAAAAGCCATAGAACGTATTAATTTAGCCATCGATCAAAATCAAAAAATATTAGTTTATGGTGACTACGATGCAGATGGTGTAACATCAACAACAATATTAGTAGAAACATTAAAAGCATTAGGCGCACATGTTGGTTGGTATATACCCAATCGATTTTCAGAAGGCTACGGTCCCAATGAAATGGCTTTTAAAAATGCACATGAGGAAGGTATTTCCTTAATAATAACAGTAGATAATGGTATACAAGGTCATGATGAAATACAGATGATTCAAGATTTAGGTGTCGATGTTATTGTTACAGATCATCATGAAATTGGTAGAACAATGCCTAGTGCGTTTGCTATTGTCCATCCAATGCATCCTGAGTTTGACTATCCCTTTAAATATTTATGTGGTGCTGGTGTTGCATATAAATTAGCGCAAAATTTATTAGATGAACCGCCAGCTTATTTTCTTGGATTAGTTGCTATTGGAACGGTTGCCGATTTGGTATCATTAACTGATGAAAACAGAGCTTTAGTCCAAAAAGGTTTAGAAATACTAAACGATCATTGTCCAGCATCAATTAAGGCAATACTTAAACAAGCGGGTTATAATGATGTAATTACGGAAGAAACGATCGGATTTATTATTGGCCCAAGATTGAATGCGGTAGGTAGACTCGAAGATGCAGCATTAGCTGCTGAGTTATTGATGACTGATAATGATGAAGAAGCAGAATTTTTAGCAGAACAAGTTGAATTCTTTAATCAAGAACGAAAAGATATCGTTGCCCAAATTACAGAAGAAGCATTAGCTGCTGCTGAGGATCAAGTCAAACAAGGGACAAAGTTCTTACTTTTAGCACAGGCAGATTGGCATGAAGGTGTACTTGGCATTGTTGCATCTAAGATAGTAGAAACATATAGCTTACCAACATTGATTTTAAATATTGATGAAGCACAAGATCATGCGAAAGGTTCTGCACGCAGTATAGAACAAGTCTCAATGTTTGAAATTTTAAATGCACATTCAGATTTAATTTCAAAATTTGGTGGGCATCATATGGCTGCTGGAATCACAATGCCAATTGAAAATATCGAAAGTTTAAGACAAGGCTTAAATGATTGGATGGCACAATTAGCATCAACAACATCACTAGAACCGCGTAAAAAAGTGGATGTTAAAGTAGCAGAAACAGATATAACAATCAAGAATATTCAAGATATTCAAAGACTTAGACCATTTGGTACTGACTTTTCAAGCCCATGTTTTGAATTAGAAGGCGTCATAGTCAATCAAGCTAAAGCCATTGGCCAAGATAAAAAACATTTGAAAATGGTATTAGGTGATAGCCAATTGCAAGCTATTTTTTGGCAGAATGGTCATCTTGTGAAAGAACTAGGAGAACAGCAACCTATAAATGTAATAGGTACACTTCAAATAAATGAATGGAACGGATTTCAATCTCCACAATTTATGATTCAAGATTTAGCAAGTAATAATTTACAAATTTTAGATTATAGAAGCAAAAGTAAAGTGAGTGGATTTGAACAAGACTCAAGTAACGTTGCATATCTCATTCATAACAAGAGTGAAAAATTAGATGATAATTATTACTACTATGGTGATACAATTGACCAATCATATGATAAATATGTATTTAGAGATTTACCACCTTCAATTCAAGCTATAAAAACAACACTTAAAACAGTTGATGTTTCTCAAATATACTTGGTGCTTAATCACGAACGCTCAATTTATTTTGAAGGTATGCCCAAAATGGAAACATTCAAAAAATGCTTTAAAGCATTGGCAACTAAAAAAGAAACAGATTTAGCTAAAGAAGGCATGCAATTATGCCAATTTTTAAATATACAACCAAGTATGCTTAAATTCATTCTAAAAGTTTTTCTTGATTTAGAGTTTATAAAAGATGAAAATGGTATAATTAAAATGAATAGTGTTTCAACAAAGAGAGAAATAGAATCTAGTAAATACTATCAAGGCAGACTAGATAGAATAGAAGTTGAAAAAGTGCTTCTCTATGATGATTTCGCTAATTTAAAAAAATGGATTAAAACTGAACTGGTAGATAAATAGGAGGAAGTTTGAATGGATTTAAAACAGTATGTATCTGAAGTTGAAGATTGGCCAAAACCGGGTGTGAATTTTAAAGATATAACGACAATTATGGATAATGGAGAAGCGTATGGTTACGCTACTGATCAAATTGTTGAATATGCAAAACTTAGAGACGTAGATATTATTGTTGGACCTGAAGCGCGTGGTTTCATCATTGGATGTCCAGTGGCATATTCAATGGGCATTGGTTTTGCACCAGTGCGTAAAGAAGGCAAACTTCCACGCGAAGTTATCCGTTATGAATATGATTTAGAATATGGCACGAATGTGTTAACAATGCACAAAGATGCTATAAAACCAGGGCAACGTGTATTAATCACGGATGATTTACTTGCTACAGGTGGAACAATTGAAGCTGCTATTAAACTTGTTGAAAAATTAGGTGGCATTGTTGTTGGCATCGCATTCATAATAGAATTAAAATACTTAAACGGTATTGAAAAAATTAAAGACTATGATGTAATGAGTTTAATTTCATATGAAGATTAAATTAATCTAGTAAAAGAAGTCAGATATGCACATTTTAAGGCATGTGCTATCTGGCTTTTTTATTTATTCAAATATAGACTGTTCTAAATGATACTTTGAAATGAAAATTAGAATAATTTTAAACTGGATTTTATTATTCGTATGGCCTACGCATTTATTTATTTAATAACATGTAGTATTATATAACTATTATACAAAATTTGGCCTAATAACGTAAAAAAACGTTATAATCGAAAATAATACAATGAATAGAAGCTATTGAAGCTAACGAAATATAATACTGGGTATCTAATAGCGATTAATATTTAGTATAGGGGTGTCTTAAGTGAACAATGAATATCCATATAGTGCAGATGAAGTACTATCTAAAGCAAAATCATATTTATCAAAAGAGGACTATGAATTTGTATTAAAAAGTTATCATATAGCCTACGAAGCACATGAAGGCCAATTTAGAAAAAATGGATTACCTTATATTATGCATCCAATTCAAGTTGCAGGTATCTTAACGGAAATGCATTTAGATGGTCCAACGATTGTTGCAGGTTTCTTACACGATGTAATTGAAGATACACCTTATACATTTGATGATGTGAAAGGCATGTTCAATGAAGAAATTGCAGTAATTGTTGAAGGCGTAACAAAATTAAAAAAAGTGAAATATCGATCTAAAGAAGAACAA
Protein-coding sequences here:
- the yajC gene encoding preprotein translocase subunit YajC; translation: MQFTSLILPILLLVLMWFFLIRPQQKKAKEHREMISQVSSGQRVTTIGGIKGTVRSVDETTVVLTLNGNGTEITLEKPAIKQVDPS
- the secDF gene encoding protein translocase subunit SecDF produces the protein MKKSSRIVAFILLVVLLFAGMGLTYKNVVKDVNLGLDLQGGFEVLYQVDPLQKGDKIDDKAVKATAKTLENRVNVLGVSEPKIQVEDNNRIRVQLAGVKNQSQARDILSSQANLTIRDADDNVKLTGKDIQQGSAKQEFKQNTNQPAVTFKLKDSDKFKKVTEEISKKDENVMVVWLDHEKGDTYHKEMDKKDPKYVSAASVDKPINSDSVEISGGFNGEEGVEKAKQIADLLNSGSLPVDLKEIYSNSVGAQFGQDALDKTVLAAAIGIAVIYLFMLGFYRLPGLVAVIALTTYIYLTLVAFNFISGVLTLPGLAALVLGVGMAVDANIIMYERIKDELKIGRTLKQAYKKANKSSFLTIVDAQLTTVIAAAVLFFFGESSVKGFATMLLLGILMIFVTAVFLSRWLLSLLISSNFFKKSNWLFGVSKKNIHNANEEKEIHDLKTPYERIDFMKLAKPLLGLSVLIIVVGAIILFIFRLNLGIDFTSGTRVDFESNNKVDENKVTNTLESKGFKPDQVSLGENDKNATVQFKHDLSKDEVSKIQDTVDQSFGNKPTVNTVSPVIGQELAKNAMLALIYAAIGIIIYITFRFEWRMGLSSVLALLHDAFMIVAVFSLFRIEIDITFIAAVLTIIGYSINDTIVTFDRVRENLHKVKVITKNEQIDDIVNRSIRQTMTRSINTVLTVLIVVIALLIFGAPSIFNFSLALLIGLISGVFSSVFIAVPLWGIMKKRQLKKSDNNKIIVHKEKKSNDEKILV
- the recJ gene encoding single-stranded-DNA-specific exonuclease RecJ encodes the protein MIKSKYTWDVKSPENEITEDVSLDLKLTPIVKKILESKEITDKAAIDQLLKNKQVMHDAWLMSDMEKAIERINLAIDQNQKILVYGDYDADGVTSTTILVETLKALGAHVGWYIPNRFSEGYGPNEMAFKNAHEEGISLIITVDNGIQGHDEIQMIQDLGVDVIVTDHHEIGRTMPSAFAIVHPMHPEFDYPFKYLCGAGVAYKLAQNLLDEPPAYFLGLVAIGTVADLVSLTDENRALVQKGLEILNDHCPASIKAILKQAGYNDVITEETIGFIIGPRLNAVGRLEDAALAAELLMTDNDEEAEFLAEQVEFFNQERKDIVAQITEEALAAAEDQVKQGTKFLLLAQADWHEGVLGIVASKIVETYSLPTLILNIDEAQDHAKGSARSIEQVSMFEILNAHSDLISKFGGHHMAAGITMPIENIESLRQGLNDWMAQLASTTSLEPRKKVDVKVAETDITIKNIQDIQRLRPFGTDFSSPCFELEGVIVNQAKAIGQDKKHLKMVLGDSQLQAIFWQNGHLVKELGEQQPINVIGTLQINEWNGFQSPQFMIQDLASNNLQILDYRSKSKVSGFEQDSSNVAYLIHNKSEKLDDNYYYYGDTIDQSYDKYVFRDLPPSIQAIKTTLKTVDVSQIYLVLNHERSIYFEGMPKMETFKKCFKALATKKETDLAKEGMQLCQFLNIQPSMLKFILKVFLDLEFIKDENGIIKMNSVSTKREIESSKYYQGRLDRIEVEKVLLYDDFANLKKWIKTELVDK
- a CDS encoding adenine phosphoribosyltransferase, producing MDLKQYVSEVEDWPKPGVNFKDITTIMDNGEAYGYATDQIVEYAKLRDVDIIVGPEARGFIIGCPVAYSMGIGFAPVRKEGKLPREVIRYEYDLEYGTNVLTMHKDAIKPGQRVLITDDLLATGGTIEAAIKLVEKLGGIVVGIAFIIELKYLNGIEKIKDYDVMSLISYED